The genomic stretch TCGTCTCCTATTACGACTACTACCAACCTGAAGCGTACGTGCCACAAACGGACACGTACATTGAGAAGGACTCGTCGATTAACGACGAGGTTGAACGGCTACGGCACTCCGCCACGAACTCGTTGCTCACCCGGCGTGACGTCGTCGTGGTCGCCTCGGTCTCGTGTATCTACGGTTTGGGTACCCCGCAAGAATACGTGGATCGGATGGTGCAACTAAAAGTTGGCCAGCAGTTGGATAGGGATGCTCTGCTCAAGCACTTTGTGTCAATGCAGTACACTCGCAACGACATGGCCTTCACGCGGGGAACGTTCCGCGTACGGGGCGACACGGTGGAAATCATCCCGGTATACGAAGAACTCGCGGTGCGAATCGAATTCTTTGGCGATGAGATCGACGCGATCTCTCTGCTACACCCGCTGACGGGAAACGTCATCCGCGAATCCGACCACGCCCACATTTTCCCGGCCTCGCATTATGTGGCCGGGCCGGAGCGTATGGAACGTGCTCTGAACTCGATTCAAGAGGAATTGGATTGGCGCCTGGGCGAACTACGCGACCAGGGCAAGCTCCTTGAGGCGCAGCGGCTCGAAATGCGCACTACTTTTGATCTGGAAATGATCCGCAACCTCGGCACCTGTGCGGGGATCGAGAACTATTCCCGGCACATTGACGGGCGCGGACCGGGGACGCCCCCGCACACGCTGCTGGACTATTTTCCCGAGGACTTCGTACTCGTCATCGACGAATCGCACGTGACCGTTCCGCAGATCGGAGCGATGTACGAAGGCGACATGTCCCGCAAACGCACGCTGGTCGAGCACGGCTTCCGGCTTCCGTCAGCACTCGATAATCGCCCGCTGAAATGGGAAGAATTCTTGGAGCGCATCGGGCAGACAGTCTACCTGTCGGCAACGCCGGGCAAATACGAGTTGGAGAAATCTGACGGCGTGGTGGAACAGATTATTCGCCCCACCGGCCTCGTTGATCCAGAAATAGTCGTCAAGCCCACGCAGGGCCAGATCGACGATCTGTTGGAGCAGGTACGGATCCGTGCCGAGCGTGATGAACGCGTGCTCGTGACTACGCTGACGAAGAAGATGGCCGAAGACCTCACGGATTATCTGGCAGAGCGCGGCATCCGGGTCGAATATTTACATTCCGACGTCGATACGCTACGCCGCGTCGAGCTGCTGCGCGAGCTGCGACTCGGCAAGTTTGACGTGCTCGTTGGTATCAACCTGCTGCGAGAGGGTCTCGATCTGCCCGAAGTCTCGCTTGTCGCGATCTTGGACGCGGACAAGCAGGGTTTCTTGCGCTCGACGACGTCGCTCATCCAGACCATCGGGCGTGCGGCGCGTAACGTGTCTGGCCAAGTCCACATGTATGCCGACGAAATCACGCCGAACATGAAAGAGGCAATCGACGAAACCAACCGGCGTCGTGAAAAGCAAATCGCCTACAACACGGCCCACGGCATCGATCCCACGCCGCTACGGAAGAAGATTTCGGACGTGACGGACATGCTCGCCCGCGAAGATATCGATACCGAGCAGCTACTCGAAGGTGGATATCGAAAAGAACGCTCGGTTGTGGACAGGCTGCCGAGCGACGGCCGCGAAATTCGCCAACTGCTCGAAGATCTCACCGAGCAAATGCATGCCGCGGCGGAGCAGCTTCAATTCGAGCTTGCCGCCAGGCTGCGTGATGAGATCGAGGATGTGAAGAAAGAGATCCGCCAGATCGATAACGCCTAGGCGCGCGAAATCACACGATCAGTACTCGCCGGGTCCGATTCGATCAGTTAAGATCATCGTGGCGGAGGGGAGTATTCCCGAATAACATCGACTCGTCAAGACGGCGTCAGCCCGGGTCGAGGCCCACAGGGCGGGAAGAGACCTCCGGTATTTCTCTAACGTACCGGAAGGAGCCTCATGACCACGTCTGGGCTATTTCATACAGCACTTGCAACAGCAGCCAATTCAGCCGATGCGATGGTTGTTCACACGTGGGAGTGGTTCGCACTCTTCGCGATTATCTTCGTCATGATCCTGTGGGATCTTCTTGGGCACGTGCGTAAACCGCACGAACCGACCCTCAAGGAAGCCGCGATCTGGTCGGTGTTCTACATCGCGATCGCACTGCTTTTCGGTGTGCTCATGTATTTCCGGCACAGCCCGGAATTTGCGACCGAATACTTTGCTGGTTATCTCACCGAAAAGTCACTATCGCTCGATAACATTTTCGTCTTCATTATCATCATCGCAGCTTTCCGCGTGCCACGGATCTACCAGCAAAAGGTGGTCATGTGGGGCATTGTCATTGCCCTCGTGTTGCGTTTCGCTTTCATCATGGTGGCTGCCGCAATCATCGAGCAATTCGCGTGGGTATTCTTCATTTTCGGCGCGTGGATGCTCTACACCGCGATCGACCAGATCAAGGACGGGGTGGAGCAAGAAAGAGACAGACGCAATCCGAACGCTGCCGATCCGTCGGACGAATACCAGCCGAACGCGCTTACCCGCTTTGTCTCGCGGATTTTCCGTGTTACCGACGGCTATGTGGGGCAGCGTTTAGTGGTGCGCCGTGATGGCAAGACGTGGATCACTCCGCTCATGCTGTGCGTGATCGCCATTGGTTCAGTTGACATCATGTTCGCCCTCGACTCGATCCCAGCTATTTACGGTCTGACCTCCGAGCCGTTCATCGTGTTCGCGGCGAACGCGTTCTCACTGCTTGGCCTGCGCCAGCTCTACTTCCTCGTGGACGGCCTGCTCGACAAGCTCATCTACCTGCATTTCGGCCTGGCCTTCATCCTGGGCTTCATTGCGCTGAAGCTGCTCGTGCACGCATTCCACGGATACGACATGCTCACGTTCATTCCGGAGCCGACTCCGGTGCAGTCCGTCATCGTTATTCTTATTGCGATCGGGATTACGGTCATCGCATCGATTTGGGGTGCGAAGAAGTGGCCAACTGTGACCTCGGCTGCGGAGATCGCGGCAGAGACTGGCCCGCACGAACGACCCGCGCCGTCTCTATCGGTTGACCCGCACGACGACGAGGACGACCGCGTCTAGTTGTCCGCTTCCGAGCCCAGTCTGCGTGCAATCACGGCGGCTACCATGAGTTGCATCTGGTGGAAAATAATGACGGGCACGGCTATCGCTCCGACAAGTGCCGGGTCAAAGAGAGCTTTCGCCATCGGCAGCCCGGTGGCAAGTGATTTCTTTGACCCGCACATAAGAAGCACGATTTTTTGAGCGCGCGCAAATCCGAGGAGTTTTCCGCCGTGCCACGTGAACGCGAAAATAATTGCGAGCATGAGTGCGAGGACGACGACGAGCACGGCGAATCCGCCGATCGTCACTGAGCTCCACGCGCCGTCGTTTGTGGCTTTGACGACGGCGGAAAACACCACGAGGATGATCGCAGAGTTATCGGTGATCCTGGTGATATTGCGGTGGGCGCGCATCCACTCGCCAACTTTGGGTTGAAGAAGTTGCCCGACGACGAAGGGCAACAGCAGTTTGAGCAACACCGAATCGATTCCGCCGGTGGACGCCCCGCCTAGGTCCATGAAAATGAGGACGAGCAGGGGCGTGATGAACATGCCGAGAATGTTCGAGATCGTGGCGGCACATACGGCAGCTGCCACGTCTCCGCGCGCAATCGACACGAACGTGACGGATGATTGCACGGTGGACGGCAGCAAACTCAGGTAGAGCAGGCCTGTAGCAAATGCGGTTCCGATGAATGAGCCGGTTATCCAATAAAAGGCAAGACCTACGAGCGGGAAGATGACGTACGTCGTCGCAAGAACCGCGCCTTGGAGTTTGACGTTCTTTAGACCCTCGATTACTTCGGAGGTGCGTAGGCGCATGCCATAGACGAGGAAGACCATAGCGACGCCAATATCGGCGGCAATCGACAAGCCCGCCGCGACGTCGTCGGGAACGGGTATCACCAAGCCCAAGATGAGGGCTGTGACGATGCCGGTCAGAAGGAAGTCGGGTTTAAAGCTCCGCAGTCTGGACACCATGAGCGCTATTCTATGCCACCGGCCGCACGCGATATCGCACGTACTCCACATATTTTTGCACGTCATCCACACTGTAGCGTGATCTTCAAACGTGCGTTCGGAAGTGTCGGAGCGATTGCCTATACTTAGACCCGTGCATAAGAACATTCACATTCACGGAGCCCGCGAACACAACCTGCAAAACGTCACGTTAGACATCCCGCGTGACGCGATGGTCGTGTTTACCGGGCTGTCGGGTTCTGGCAAGTCATCGCTGGCTTTCGACACGATTTTTGCCGAGGGGCAGCGCCGCTACGTCGAGTCGCTGTCGGCCTATGCGCGCCAGTTCCTCGGCCAGATGGATAAGCCGGATGTTGACTTCATTGAGGGGCTCTCGCCCGCGGTGTCGATCGACCAAAAGTCAACGAACCGTAATCCGCGTTCGACTGTGGGCACGATTACGGAGGTCTACGATTACCTTCGGCTCTTGTATGCTCGCGCTGGCACCCAGCACTGCCCCGTGTGTGACGAGGTCATCGAAGCTCAGCCAGCTGAAAAGATTGTGGATACGCTTCTTGGGCTTGCCGAGGGCACGCGTTTTCAGATTCTTGCGCCAGTGGTGCGCGGGCGTAAGGGCCAGCATGAGGAGATTTTCCGAACCCTGGCCGCGGATGGATATTCCCGCGCGCGGGTGGACGGCGAGCTTGTCCGCCTCGATTCGCCTCCCAAGCTCGCCAAAACGAAGAAGCACGACATCGACGTCATCGTGGATCGCCTCGCTATCCGGGATGGCATGCGCTCTCGCCTGACTGATTCTGTAGAAACGGCGCTGCGGCTCGCTGAAGGCGTGCTCATTGTTGACTTCGTGGATCTGGACGCGGACGATCCGAAACGGGAACGGAAATTCTCCGAGTTTCGATCCTGCCCGAACGGCCACGATCTGGAGATTGACGAAATCGAACCGCGCACGTTCTCCTTTAACGCGCCCTATGGCTCCTGCCCGGAGTGTGATGGCATCGGCTACAAAGTGCAGGTGGCGCCCGATCTCGTGGTACCCGACGAGGATCTCACCATCGACGAGGGTGCGATCGTGCCGTGGTCGGTGACTGCGTCAGCTCCGGCTCGCGATTACCACATGCGCCAGCTCAAAGGCTTGGGCGACGAACTTGGTTTTGACACGAAGACGAAGTGGAAGGACCTCAGCCCCGAGGTGCGTGACGCGATCTTGAACGGTAAGGATTTCAAGATCAAGATGCGCTACCGCAACCGCTGGGGCCGGGAAAAGATCTATTCCACCGGTTTTGAAGGCGTGCTTCATTTCGTGCGGCGTAAGCATGATGAGACGTCGTCGGAATGGTCGAAGGAACGCTACCAGGGTTTCATGCGAGATATTACGTGCGCGGTGTGTGGGGGTGCGCGGTTGCGCCCCGAGGTTCTCGCCGTGCGCGTGGGCGAGCTTAACATTCACGAGCTGACCGAGCTGTCGATTGCCGAGGCGCGTGACTATCTTGCTGGAATCAAACTGGGGGAGCGGGAGCAGAAGATCGCGAACGCCGTCCTCAAGGAGATTTTGGATAGGCTGAACTTCCTTGTCACGGTCGGGCTCAATTACCTCACCCTGTCTCGTTCTGCAGGCACGCTATCGGGTGGAGAGGCCCAGCGCATCCGCCTCGCCACACAGATCGGGGCGGGTCTCGTGGGCGTACTCTACGTGCTTGACGAGCCGTCGATTGGTTTGCACCAACGCGACAACGAAAAGCTCCTGGGCGCGCTGCTTAGGCTACGCGATCTGGGCAATACGCTCATCGTCGTCGAGCATGATGAGGACACGATCCGGCATGCCGACTGGGTGGTCGACATCGGCCCGAAGGCGGGTGAACACGGCGGGCAGATCGTCTATAACGGAGAGCCGGATGGCCTGCTTGAGTGCGAAGAATCGATCACGGGAGCCTACCTCAGCGGGCGGGCGCAGATCGAGGTGCCGGCCAAACGGCGTCGTACCTATAAAACCAAACAGATCGAAGTGACGGGCGCGCGGGAAAACAACCTGCGTAATATCGACGTGAAATTCCCGATCGGGGTGTTCACGGCCGTCACTGGCGTCTCTGGTTCGGGCAAGTCATCGCTCGTTAACGAGATCCTGTACAAGGTGCTCGCCAACAAGCTCAACCACGCACAGTCCCTGCCTGGTAAACACGGCAAGGTTAAGGGGCTCGACAACCTGGACAAGGTGGTGCATGTTGATCAGTCGCCGATCGGGCGCACGCCGCGGTCCAATCCGGCAACCTATACGGGCATGTGGGATCCGATCCGAAAACTGTTTTCGGAAACGGAAGAGGCGAAGATCCGCGGATACGGGCCGGGCAGGTTTTCGTTCAACGTCAAGGGCGGGCGCTGTGAATCATGCTCGGGCGATGGCACGCTGAAGATCGAAATGAACTTCCTGCCCGATGTTTACGTGCCCTGCGAGGTCTGCCACGGCACGCGCTACAACAGGGAAACCCTCGAAGTGCGCTACAAGGGTAAGAACGTAGCCGAAGTTCTCGACATGACGATCTCGCAAGCCAAAGAATTCTTCGGTAACGTCAACCGGATTACCAAATATTTGGACGTCTTGGAATCGGTGGGCTTGGGTTACATCACGCTCGGCCAGCCGGCCACCACGCTATCTGGAGGCGAAGCCCAGCGTGTCAAGCTCGCATCTGAGCTGCACAAGCGTTCGTCTGGACGGACAGTGTACATGCTCGACGAACCGACCACCGGCCTGCACTTTGAAGACGTGCGCAAGCTGCTCGGCGTGCTCCAAGAGCTGACTGACAAGGGCAACACGGTGATCGTGATCGAGCACAACTTGGACGTCATCAAGTGTGCCGACTGGGTGATTGACCTCGGACCGGAAGGCGGAAAGGGTGGCGGGCTCGTCGTCGCTGAGGGCACTCCGGAGCAGGTGGCGTTGGAAGACGCGTCGCATACGGGCCGCTATTTGAAACCGATCCTGGCCAAGGCAGGCACGATCAATGGCAGATCCGGCTAGTTACCGGCCGCGCACGGCCGATATCCCCACGGATCCGGGCGTCTATCGTTTTATTGACGACGACGGCCGGGTGATCTACGTGGGCAAAGCCAAGTCGCTGAGAAACCGGCTGCTCAACTACTTCCAAGATCCGGATCTGCTCCACGTGCGCACCCGCCAGATGGTGTTCACAGCTTCGCGCGTGGAATGGGTGGTCGTTGCCAGCGAAATTGAGGCGCTCACGCTCGAATACTCGTGGATCAAGGAGTTTGCGCCGCGATTTAACGTCATGTATCGCGACGACAAGTCGTATCCCTATCTGGCGATTACGATGAGTGAGAAGTTTCCGCGTGTCATGGTCACCCGCGCCGAACATAAGCGGGGAAACCGCTATTACGGCCCGTACACGAAAGTGTGGGCGGTCCGTGAATCTCTCGATGAGCTGCTGCGCGTGTTTCCGATGAGGTCCTGTAGTGCGGGCGTCTTCCGGCAGGCCGAACGCAGTGGCCGGCCGTGTTTGTTCGGCTATATCGACAAGTGTTCTGCGCCGTGTGTGGGGCGGGTCAGCGAAGAGGAACACCGCGATATCGCCAAGCGGATGATCCGTTTCTTGGACGGTACGGGTGAGGAGCTGATCCGGGAGAAGCGGGAGGCCATGATCGAGGCGGCCTCGGTGCAGGACTACGAGCGGGCAGCCAAGCTACGCGACGACGTCAAGGCGCTTGAGACCGTGGCTGAGCGGAATACGGTGGTGTTCGATTCGGATGTGGAAGCAGATGCCTTCGGGCTGGAGTTCGACGAACTTGAGGCCTCCGTGCAGGTCTTCCATATTCGTGGTGGGCGGATTCGCGGCCAGCGTGGTTGGGTGACCACGATTGAGGACGAGGACGCGGCAGGCCTAGTGAGCCAGTTGTTGCTCCAAGTCTATGGGCATTTCGCCAAGGGGTCGGGCACGCGCAAGAAGTCCCAAGCGCGCTCAGTTGACGACGTCGAACACACGGCAGCACACGCCATGCCGCGCGAAATTTGGGTGCCGCACATGCCCTCCGATGCGGATTCACTTGAAGCGTGGCTCAGTGAACTGCGCGGTGCGAAAGTTGCAATCAAGCGTCCGCAGCGCGGGCCGAAAGCCGGGCTCATGGACACCGTGCACACGAACGCCGTTCAGGCTTTGCAACGGCACAAGCTTGCCAGATCGGGAGATATTACGCAGAGGTCACAAGCCCTCGAAGAGCTGCGCGAAGGGCTTGATCTGCCCCGGGCGCCGTTGCGCATTGAGGGCTACGACATTTCGCACACGCAGGGCACCAACCAGGTGGGCTCGATGGTCGTGTTTGAAGATGGGCTGCCTAAAAAGTCTGACTACCGGCATTTCATTGTTCGGGGACCTGACGGCGAGGGCGCTCGTGACGACACGGCTGCGATGGATGAGGTTTTACGACGTCGGCTCAGCCGGCTTGACGAACAACCAGCGGCCGATTCCGAGCAGGGTGTTGCTCCGCGCTT from Trueperella bialowiezensis encodes the following:
- the uvrB gene encoding excinuclease ABC subunit UvrB, which produces MQPVSDIVRAEAPFEVITEYTPSGDQPQAIKELAERINNGESDVVLLGATGTGKSATTAWLVEQIQRPTLIMEPNKTLAAQMAAEFRELLPNNAVEYFVSYYDYYQPEAYVPQTDTYIEKDSSINDEVERLRHSATNSLLTRRDVVVVASVSCIYGLGTPQEYVDRMVQLKVGQQLDRDALLKHFVSMQYTRNDMAFTRGTFRVRGDTVEIIPVYEELAVRIEFFGDEIDAISLLHPLTGNVIRESDHAHIFPASHYVAGPERMERALNSIQEELDWRLGELRDQGKLLEAQRLEMRTTFDLEMIRNLGTCAGIENYSRHIDGRGPGTPPHTLLDYFPEDFVLVIDESHVTVPQIGAMYEGDMSRKRTLVEHGFRLPSALDNRPLKWEEFLERIGQTVYLSATPGKYELEKSDGVVEQIIRPTGLVDPEIVVKPTQGQIDDLLEQVRIRAERDERVLVTTLTKKMAEDLTDYLAERGIRVEYLHSDVDTLRRVELLRELRLGKFDVLVGINLLREGLDLPEVSLVAILDADKQGFLRSTTSLIQTIGRAARNVSGQVHMYADEITPNMKEAIDETNRRREKQIAYNTAHGIDPTPLRKKISDVTDMLAREDIDTEQLLEGGYRKERSVVDRLPSDGREIRQLLEDLTEQMHAAAEQLQFELAARLRDEIEDVKKEIRQIDNA
- a CDS encoding TerC family protein translates to MVVHTWEWFALFAIIFVMILWDLLGHVRKPHEPTLKEAAIWSVFYIAIALLFGVLMYFRHSPEFATEYFAGYLTEKSLSLDNIFVFIIIIAAFRVPRIYQQKVVMWGIVIALVLRFAFIMVAAAIIEQFAWVFFIFGAWMLYTAIDQIKDGVEQERDRRNPNAADPSDEYQPNALTRFVSRIFRVTDGYVGQRLVVRRDGKTWITPLMLCVIAIGSVDIMFALDSIPAIYGLTSEPFIVFAANAFSLLGLRQLYFLVDGLLDKLIYLHFGLAFILGFIALKLLVHAFHGYDMLTFIPEPTPVQSVIVILIAIGITVIASIWGAKKWPTVTSAAEIAAETGPHERPAPSLSVDPHDDEDDRV
- a CDS encoding bile acid:sodium symporter family protein, which translates into the protein MVSRLRSFKPDFLLTGIVTALILGLVIPVPDDVAAGLSIAADIGVAMVFLVYGMRLRTSEVIEGLKNVKLQGAVLATTYVIFPLVGLAFYWITGSFIGTAFATGLLYLSLLPSTVQSSVTFVSIARGDVAAAVCAATISNILGMFITPLLVLIFMDLGGASTGGIDSVLLKLLLPFVVGQLLQPKVGEWMRAHRNITRITDNSAIILVVFSAVVKATNDGAWSSVTIGGFAVLVVVLALMLAIIFAFTWHGGKLLGFARAQKIVLLMCGSKKSLATGLPMAKALFDPALVGAIAVPVIIFHQMQLMVAAVIARRLGSEADN
- the uvrA gene encoding excinuclease ABC subunit UvrA produces the protein MHKNIHIHGAREHNLQNVTLDIPRDAMVVFTGLSGSGKSSLAFDTIFAEGQRRYVESLSAYARQFLGQMDKPDVDFIEGLSPAVSIDQKSTNRNPRSTVGTITEVYDYLRLLYARAGTQHCPVCDEVIEAQPAEKIVDTLLGLAEGTRFQILAPVVRGRKGQHEEIFRTLAADGYSRARVDGELVRLDSPPKLAKTKKHDIDVIVDRLAIRDGMRSRLTDSVETALRLAEGVLIVDFVDLDADDPKRERKFSEFRSCPNGHDLEIDEIEPRTFSFNAPYGSCPECDGIGYKVQVAPDLVVPDEDLTIDEGAIVPWSVTASAPARDYHMRQLKGLGDELGFDTKTKWKDLSPEVRDAILNGKDFKIKMRYRNRWGREKIYSTGFEGVLHFVRRKHDETSSEWSKERYQGFMRDITCAVCGGARLRPEVLAVRVGELNIHELTELSIAEARDYLAGIKLGEREQKIANAVLKEILDRLNFLVTVGLNYLTLSRSAGTLSGGEAQRIRLATQIGAGLVGVLYVLDEPSIGLHQRDNEKLLGALLRLRDLGNTLIVVEHDEDTIRHADWVVDIGPKAGEHGGQIVYNGEPDGLLECEESITGAYLSGRAQIEVPAKRRRTYKTKQIEVTGARENNLRNIDVKFPIGVFTAVTGVSGSGKSSLVNEILYKVLANKLNHAQSLPGKHGKVKGLDNLDKVVHVDQSPIGRTPRSNPATYTGMWDPIRKLFSETEEAKIRGYGPGRFSFNVKGGRCESCSGDGTLKIEMNFLPDVYVPCEVCHGTRYNRETLEVRYKGKNVAEVLDMTISQAKEFFGNVNRITKYLDVLESVGLGYITLGQPATTLSGGEAQRVKLASELHKRSSGRTVYMLDEPTTGLHFEDVRKLLGVLQELTDKGNTVIVIEHNLDVIKCADWVIDLGPEGGKGGGLVVAEGTPEQVALEDASHTGRYLKPILAKAGTINGRSG
- the uvrC gene encoding excinuclease ABC subunit UvrC, coding for MADPASYRPRTADIPTDPGVYRFIDDDGRVIYVGKAKSLRNRLLNYFQDPDLLHVRTRQMVFTASRVEWVVVASEIEALTLEYSWIKEFAPRFNVMYRDDKSYPYLAITMSEKFPRVMVTRAEHKRGNRYYGPYTKVWAVRESLDELLRVFPMRSCSAGVFRQAERSGRPCLFGYIDKCSAPCVGRVSEEEHRDIAKRMIRFLDGTGEELIREKREAMIEAASVQDYERAAKLRDDVKALETVAERNTVVFDSDVEADAFGLEFDELEASVQVFHIRGGRIRGQRGWVTTIEDEDAAGLVSQLLLQVYGHFAKGSGTRKKSQARSVDDVEHTAAHAMPREIWVPHMPSDADSLEAWLSELRGAKVAIKRPQRGPKAGLMDTVHTNAVQALQRHKLARSGDITQRSQALEELREGLDLPRAPLRIEGYDISHTQGTNQVGSMVVFEDGLPKKSDYRHFIVRGPDGEGARDDTAAMDEVLRRRLSRLDEQPAADSEQGVAPRFAYRPDLIVVDGGLPQVNAAQRVVDELGADVTVIGLAKRLEEIWIPGENFPLILSRSSPALRMLQYLRDESHRFAITFHRKKRSKAMTRSALDEVPGLGPAKQTALLKHFKSLARIKKASVEQLQEVSGIGPVLAQTVYDHFSGKSDEKLAP